One segment of Kwoniella newhampshirensis strain CBS 13917 chromosome 10 map unlocalized Ctg14, whole genome shotgun sequence DNA contains the following:
- a CDS encoding peptidyl-prolyl cis-trans isomerase D, with protein sequence MPNTICYFDMTIGGSPAGRLTFELFDDVVPKTAENFRHLCLGDRTNSSGRQLAYAGSSFHRCIKGFMLQGGDFTRGDGTGGESIYGDKFEDEAFTLKHEKPMLLSMANAGPNTNGSQFFITTVPTPHLDGTHVVFGKVRSNRGLVRRIESIPTISDKPNEEVKIAAAGLLSEEEVAKEDEERKKAQETAAGEDIWEDYPQDEEGVDAEKAEEALGVATKLKAVGTTEFKAGQFAIALDKYQKALRYLDVHPVLPDDAPAEQVEAFRATRLPLLTNAALAALKISPPAAPLAISLTTRALALSNLTPAEKGKALYRRALAEIQKKDDEEAEKDLKAALQCVPGDAGVIKALKDVENKRKERKEKERKAFSKMFG encoded by the exons ATGCCCAACACGATCTGTTACTTCGATATGACCATTGGCGGTTCTCCCGCCGGTCGACTGACGTTTGAGCTTTTCGACGATGTCGTTCCAAAG ACCGCTGAGAACTTCAGACATCTTTGTTTGGGCGACAGGACCAATTCTTCAGGTCGACAGCTCGCTTATGCCGGTTCCAGCTTTCACAGATGCATAAAGGGATTTATGCTCCAAGGAGGCGACTTCACGAGAGGTGATGGTACTGGTGGAGAATCAATCTATGGAGATAAG ttcgaagatgaagcgTTCACATTGAAACATGAGAAACCAATGTTGCTCTCCATGGCCAACGCTGGTCCCAACACCAACGGTTCTCAattcttcatcaccac CGTTCCTACTCCTCACCTTGATGGGACACACGTCGTCTTCGGTAAAGTCCGATCGAACAGAGGTCTCGTTAGACGGATCGAGTCCATTCCCACCATCTCCGACAAACCAAACGAAGAGGTCAAGATTGCTGCCGCGGGACTGttgagcgaagaagaggtggccaaagaagatgaggagagaaagaaggcTCAGGAAACAGCTGCTGGAGAAGACATCTGGGAG GACTATCCgcaagatgaggaaggcgTTGATGCGGAAAAGGCAGAAGAGGCTTTGGGCGTTGCTACCAAATTGAAGGCAGTTGGCACAAC AGAATTTAAGGCAGGCCAATTCGCCATCGCCCTTGACAAGTACCAAAAAGCACTTCGATATCTTGACGTCCACCCAGTCCTGCCTGACGATGCGCCAGCCGAGCAAGTCGAGGCTTTCCGAGCAAC TCGTCTACCGCTTCTTACCAATGCAGCTTTGGCCGCTCTCAAAATTTCACCTCCGGCAGCTCCTCTCGCTATCTCACTGACCACACGAGCACTCGCGCTCTCCAATCTCACACCGGCCGAAAAGGGCAAAGCACTCTACCGACGTGCGCTCGCGGAGatccagaagaaggacgatgaagaggctGAGAAGGACTTGAAGGCTGCTTTGCAGTGTGTACCAGGTGATGCGGGAGTGATCAAAGCTTTGAAAGATGTGGAGAATaagaggaaggagcggaaggagaaggagaggaaagctTTCAGTAAGATGTTTGGGTAG
- a CDS encoding nucleolar protein 58 codes for MLVLTETAIGFVVFKLSSDAKIESKDLWKEFETPEGANKALKVQAIQRFTSTATAVEDLTAIQDGRLTDSLSKFLVDAVGSSGEGDGEKKKKKKKLEEMLVVSDPKLASTIKSSLSIPVLSDSSTQDLYRGIRQQLASLLGGVDQKDLNTMSLGLGHSLSRFKLKFSTDKVDTMVIQAIALLDDLDKEINIYSMRVKEWYGWHFPEMAKIIVDNLAYARVVKAMGFRTNAVNTSFELILPEDLEATIKAAAELSMGTEISDSDMAHIHSLCDQVISITEYRTQLSEYLRNRMQAIAPNLTALVGELVGARLISHAGSLMNLAKHPASTVQILGAEKALFRALKTKHDTPKYGLIYHASLIGQAPQKLKGKMARMVATKAALSIRVDALSDADSRSDAAAAEVGITNRVKLESRLRALEHQAGIQSVRKVTSGVNGRQQPRFEMSGATGSYNSATDALPLDSVNGMLPTQPPAAVKQAVEAVLEVKEEKRAEKAQEGKEDKKDKKKKRKSEVADISMDVDGDESMVVGETKEERKARKEAKKAAKAAKKAAEEGEGEKKSKKRRADDVEPETNGAVAAADGEKKKKKKKRESEA; via the exons ATGCTCGTCCTCACCGAAACCGCTATCGGTTTTGTTGTCTTCAAACTCAGCAGTGATGCCAAAATAGAATCGAAAGACCTGTGGAAGGAGTTCGAGACACCAGAAGGTGCCAACAAGGC CCTAAAGGTGCAGGCTATCCAGCGATTCACATCTACTGCCACCGCTGTCGAAGATCTTACTGCTATCCAGGATGGACGATTGACCGACTCATTGTCAAAATTCTTGGTGGATGCTGTTGGCAGTTCTGGTGAGGGTGATggagaaaagaagaagaagaagaagaagctggaggagatgcTGGTCGTTTCTGATCCCAAACTGG CCTCTACCATCAAATCTTCACTCTCTATCCCTGTTCTTTCCGACTCCTCGACTCAAGACCTTTACAGAGGTATCAGACAACAGCtcgcttctcttcttggtgGCGTCGACCAAAAAGATCTCAACACCATGTCTCTCGGTCTCGgtcactctctctcccgATTCAAGCTCAAGTTCTCCACCGACAAGGTTGACACCATGGTTATCCAAGCTATTGCGCTCCTGGACGACCTTGATAAGGAGATCAACATCTATTCCATGAGAGTCAAG GAATGGTATGGATGGCATTTCCCGGAGATGgccaagatcatcgtcgacaaTCTCGCTTACGCCCGAGTCGTGAAGGCTATGG GCTTCCGAACCAACGCCGTCAACACATCTTTCGAGCTCATCCTCCCTGAAGACCTCGAAGCCACCATCAAAGCTGCGGCAGAGCTTTCTATGGGAACTGAGATCTCCGACTCCGATATGGCCCACATACACTCCCTCTGTGACCAAGTCATTTCCATTACCGAATATCGAACTCAGCTCTCTGAATACCTCCGAAATCGTATGCAAGCCATTGCTCCCAACCTCACCGCTCTTGTCGGAGAGTTAGTCGGTGCTAGACTGATCAGTCACGCTGGTTCTCTGATGAACTTGGCCAAGCACCCTGCATCTACTGTCCAGATTCTTGGTGCTGAGAAGGCTCTGTTCCGAGCCCTCAAGACCAAACACGATACGCCTAAATACGGTCTGATCTACCAC GCTTCCCTGATCGGACAAGCACCTCAAAAGTTGAAGGGAAAGATGGCTCGTATGGTAGCAACCAAGGCTGCGTTGTCCATCCGTGTCGACGCCCTTTCCGACGCCGATTCTCGATCAGACGCCGCTGCTGCCGAAGTCGGTATCACAAACCGAGTCAAGCTTGAATCCCGACTGCGTGCTCTCGAACACCAAGCTGGCATCCAATCTGTCCGAAAGGTGACTTCTGGTGTGAATGGTCGTCAACAACCGAGATTCGAGATGTCTGGCGCCACTGGATCATACAACTCTGCTACCGACGCCTTGCCCCTTGACAGTGTGAACGGAATGTTACCAACACAACCCCCAGCGGCCGTGAAGCAAGCTGTTGAGGCTGTATTggaggtcaaggaggagaagagagcagagaaggctcaagaaggcaaggaggacaagaaggacaagaagaagaagcgaaagagTGAGGTCGCGGATATATCcatggatgtggatggCGATGAGTCAATGGTAGTTGGTGAGACAAAGGAAGAGCGAaaagcgaggaaggaggcCAAGAAGGCT GCTAAggcagcgaagaaggcagctgaggagggtgagggCGAGAAAAAGTCCAAGAAGAGACGAGCAGATGATGTTGAGCCCGAAACGAATGGAGCGGTGGCGGCTGCAGATGGtgaaaagaagaagaagaagaagaagcgagagtCGGAGGCCTAA